A window from Diachasmimorpha longicaudata isolate KC_UGA_2023 chromosome 5, iyDiaLong2, whole genome shotgun sequence encodes these proteins:
- the LOC135162026 gene encoding speckle targeted PIP5K1A-regulated poly(A) polymerase-like codes for MSDRCEICGMNFIDEYSFQRHILSKKHMKKLEIRNVKLERQQHSIFLAPLPPFATHQLLFNFFSEFGAIQLYDFNPRYLMIEFKDKATVEFLLSHPIYLNQWKLNISPKAIEPWRPKDFGPRPQKKKILEAEPDMETREALRKSLASENALETQLQKFLSTVQRNKEEMAQMESIVCASLDKAMKRSFPKCEVIPFGSSVTGLALVGSDLDVFLDIREPIFEDEESQSTRPSGWTPKAVFREVKSCLYRHRTIFSKIVPIPLAKIPVIKFHHIHSMIDCDVSFKYGLGVHNSQLIKYLLSLDSRLQPLVMIIKYWAKTMDISGSRKINNYSLVMLIIFYLQQPSVNLLPAIKELQKVDERIYFKSWQINFNKDYPSTSMNNSSSILELLEGFFKFYSDFNFLGTIIRPLEGKSFLRKEFKREMVQRGANVESLKLTRDACLQDPIQLDHNIISGWKFKEVYYLKFSCLQAIEVYRSLRESPLEILPKLFDPALRVKSKQAKPVQFSILAGKFERFGLSEDFEQSHVDNKQEFIETNWLRTIYKVMELIFERILKFKVEIIYDKVGVKQMKVEEVDDVHSKDRNHGEGSRIMLRCSGKYFLNRGRKGKGQCLDPSVSPIEREARISEKIMEEMVGKAVEEPIKFECLLEKKSNPLEAIILLTDQQWNNQSFTEIAGFIKARMCIWVQKELMHMTQFKKSFNEA; via the coding sequence ATGTCGGATCGCTGTGAGATCTGTGGAATGAACTTCATCGACGAATACTCCTTCCAACGCCACATCCTTAGCAAGAAGCACATGAAAAAGCTGGAGATCAGAAACGTGAAGCTAGAGCGCCAACAGCACTCGATCTTTCTTGCCCCACTACCACCATTTGCCACCCATCAACTGTTGTTCAACTTCTTCTCCGAATTCGGTGCGATCCAACTATACGACTTCAATCCCCGATATCTGATGATAGAGTTCAAGGACAAAGCCACAGTGGAGTTCCTCCTAAGCCACCCGATCTACTTGAATCAGTGGAAATTGAATATCAGTCCAAAGGCGATTGAGCCATGGAGGCCCAAGGATTTCGGGCCGAGgccgcagaaaaaaaaaatcctcgaggCTGAGCCGGATATGGAAACACGTGAAGCACTGAGAAAATCACTGGCATCAGAAAACGCATTGGAAACTCAACttcaaaaattcctatctACCGTCCAACGAAACAAAGAGGAGATGGCGCAGATGGAATCGATAGTCTGCGCTTCTCTCGACAAAGCGATGAAGCGGTCCTTCCCGAAATGTGAAGTGATACCTTTCGGCTCCTCTGTGACTGGTCTAGCACTCGTGGGCAGTGATCTGGATGTGTTCCTCGACATCCGGGAGCCAATCTTCGAGGACGAGGAGTCACAGTCCACCAGGCCCTCTGGCTGGACGCCCAAAGCCGTCTTCAGAGAGGTAAAGAGCTGTCTCTACAGGCACAGAACAATCTTCTCGAAGATTGTCCCCATACCGCTGGCCAAGATCCCAGTCATCAAGTTCCATCATATTCACAGTATGATAGACTGCGACGTCTCCTTCAAGTACGGCTTGGGCGTTCATAACAGCCAGTTGATAAAATACTTATTGTCCTTGGACAGTAGACTTCAACCCTTGGTAATGATTATCAAATACTGGGCGAAGACAATGGATATCTCAGGCAGTCGAAAGATCAACAATTACTCCCTGGTCATGCTGATTATCTTCTACCTCCAACAGCCAAGTGTCAATCTGCTTCCTGCCATCAAGGAACTACAGAAGGTAGACGAGAGGATCTACTTCAAAAGTTGGCAGATCAATTTCAACAAGGATTATCCATCAACGTCCATGAACAATTCCAGTTCCATTCTCGAATTGCTGGAGGGCTTCTTCAAGTTCTACTCAGACTTTAACTTCTTGGGTACCATCATTCGTCCACTGGAGGGAAAAAGTTTTCTCAGGAAGGAATTCAAGAGGGAGATGGTACAGAGAGGAGCTAATGTTGAGAGTTTAAAGTTGACTAGGGATGCTTGCCTTCAGGATCCTATTCAGCTGGATCACAATATTATCTCGGGGTGGAAGTTCAAAGAGGTTTACTATTTGAAGTTCTCGTGTCTTCAGGCAATAGAGGTTTATCGTTCTCTCAGGGAGAGCCCACTGGAGATTCTCCCCAAGCTGTTTGATCCTGCACTCAGGGTGAAGTCGAAGCAAGCTAAACCCgtacaattttcaattctcgCTGGTAAGTTCGAGAGATTTGGGCTTTCTGAGGACTTTGAGCAGAGTCACGTGGATAATAAGCAGGAGTTCATTGAGACGAATTGGTTGCGCACGATTTATAAAGTGATGGAGTTGATTTTTGAGAGGATATTGAAATTTAAGGTTGAGATTATTTATGACAAGGTTGGAGTCAAGCAGATGAAAGTCGAGGAGGTAGATGATGTCCATAGTAAAGACCGAAATCATGGTGAGGGATCAAGAATCATGCTGAGGTGCTCGGGAAAGTATTTCTTGAATAGGGGGAGGAAGGGCAAGGGACAGTGTTTGGATCCCAGCGTTAGTCCTATTGAGAGGGAGGCCAGAATCTCGGAGAAGATTATGGAGGAGATGGTGGGCAAAGCTGTGGAGGAGCCGATAAAATTTGAATGCCTTCTGGAGAAGAAGAGTAACCCATTGGAGGCTATTATTCTTCTCACTGATCAGCAATGGAATAATCAGTCTTTTACGGAGATCGCTGGATTCATAAAGGCTAGAATGTGCATTTGGGTGCAAAAGGAGCTCATGCATATGACGCAGTTTAAGAAGAGTTTTAATGAAGCTTGA
- the LOC135162032 gene encoding adenosine deaminase 2-like encodes MDKTIVLSIFLVHLVHFTSALAINVSDSEWFGNDDQTLSRYEQMINACLMCSKEEETEAANNAATGSLPATNFLDASEDIEKSDVFQMIQRMPKGAAVHVHHKFMVHGDWLYNASFEDNLYICDNNGEFVLKFLKQPTRDCNWKSMNKMRENPVVARALNNRIWRKMTMLVKNPNRAYPNPHAAWTKLKDISNFIDPLLTYKPVAEAHFYYGLQELYDDKVIYLELRSPIPKLYDLNGKTYNKLEVLGILENVTERFKEDHPGFIGAKIIYTRSNEKTKAEVRKFLDEAVQLKKAYPNFIAGLDFTGQDEKTPHLNPYLDDLKKVRQQMRVFFDARKAKASDPAGDKNLLQALSLNATRIGHGYPIINDPKMLEYVKNQKSAVEICPISNQMLKYVNDIRKHPAAQLLDKGIPMVICNDDPSVWGAKALSYDFYEAFMGFMSKDADLRALKQLAKNSIIYSSLSPEEKAQALAAWQKKWIEFIKEYVEEEAKKKK; translated from the exons aTGGACAAAACCATTGTCTTGTCCATCTTTTTAGTTCATTTAGTTCACTTCACATCAGCCCTGGCTATCAATGTATCCGATAGTGAATGGTTTGGAAATGATGATCAGACATTAAGCAGATACGAGCAGATGATTAATGCGTGTTTGATGTGTTCCAAAGAGGAAGAGACAGAAGCAG CAAATAACGCGGCCACGGGCTCCCTTCCTGCGACGAATTTCCTCGACGCGTCCGAGGATATCGAAAAATCCGATGTATTCCAAATGATCCAGCGAATGCCAAAAGGTGCAGCTGTCCATGTTCATCACAAGTTCATGGTTCATGGGGACTGGCTCTACAATGCATCGTTCGAAGATAATCTATACATTTGCGATAATAATGGTGAATTCGTActaaaatttttgaaacaaCCAACCCGCGATTGCAACTGGAAGTCTATGAataaaatgagggaaaatcCGGTGGTAGCTCGAGCCCTGAACAATCGCATCTGGAGGAAGATGACAATGCTCGTGAAAAATCCCAACAGGGCGTACCCAAATCCTCATGCTGCCTGGACTAAATTGAAGGATATTTCCAATTTCATTGATCCCTTGCTCACCTACAAACCGGTGGCCGAGGCTCATTTCTATTATGGACTTCAAGAATTATATGATGATAAAGTTATCTACCTTGAGTTGAGATCGCCAATTCCAAAGCTCTATGATCTCAATGGCAAAACTTATAACAAACTTGAGGTTTTGGGTATCTTGGAAAACGTTACAGAGag ATTCAAGGAAGACCATCCTGGCTTTATCGgtgcaaaaataatttacacaAGAAGTAACGAGAAGACCAAAGCAGAGGTCCGCAAGTTCTTGGACGAAGCTGTGCAGTTGAAGAAGGCCTACCCCAATTTCATCGCAGGATTGGACTTTACGGGTCAAGACGAGAAAACACCACATTTGAACCCATACCTCGACGATTTGAAAAAGGTTAGACAACAAATGAGGGTGTTTTTCGACGCTCGGAAGGCCAAAGCGTCCGATCCCGCTGGTGACAAGAATTTGCTGCAAGCTTTATCGCTCAACGCAACAAGAATAGGTCATGGCTATCCGATTATAAACGATCCAAAGATGTTGGAATAcgtgaaaaaccaaaaaagcgCTGTGGAAATTTGTCCGATTTCCAATCAAATGCTGAAGTATGTTAATGACATTCGTAAGCATCCAGCAGCACAGCTACTGGACAAGGGGATCCCAATGGTCATTTGCAACGATGATCCAAGTGTTTGGGGGGCCAAAGCTCTCAGCTATGATTTCTACGAGGCATTCATGGGCTTTATGTCCAAGGACGCTGATCTTCGGGCATTAaaacagctcgcgaaaaactctatcatctACAGTTCGCTCTCTCCGGAAGAAAAAGCTCAAGCGTTAGCCGCGTGGCAGAAGAAATGGATTGAATTCATTAAAGAATATGTCGAGGAAGAAgctaagaagaaaaaatag
- the LOC135162042 gene encoding thioredoxin, mitochondrial has translation MLHKMQNVLHLSIRAISLLSRSNKKFQIADNTEFVTKVMNSNVPVIVNFHAEWCDPCKILTPKLEELVGPMEDVNLAIIDVEQNPELVHTFEVKAVPAVIAVANGLVVDKFIGLVEASMIENLIKKLRKPGVDEKS, from the coding sequence atgcTACATAAAATGCAAAACGTATTGCACCTGTCAATAAGAGCAATTTCACTTCTCTCCAGaagtaacaaaaaatttcaaatagcAGACAACACTGAGTTTGTCACGAAAGTAATGAATAGTAATGTGCCAGTCATCGTGAATTTTCACGCCGAATGGTGTGATCCGTGTAAAATATTAACACCAAAGCTGGAGGAATTAGTGGGCCCCATGGAGGATGTTAACCTCGCTATCATCGATGTAGAACAAAATCCGGAATTGGTGCACACTTTTGAAGTCAAAGCAGTGCCTGCAGTCATTGCTGTTGCCAATGGCCTAGTTGTTGATAAGTTTATTGGGCTCGTTGAGGCCAGCATGATCGAGAATTTAATCAAGAAACTAAGAAAGCCAGGAGTCGATGAAAAGTCTTAA
- the LOC135162877 gene encoding chymotrypsin-elastase inhibitor ixodidin-like, whose translation MPRFGFIFLIAVVMACVMGVNCQDRERECGPNETWNSCGSGCGEATCQNPRPTKGVYCPAVCVSDCFCNRGWIRSRTGGPCVRRC comes from the exons ATGCCACGGTTCGGCTTCATTTTCCTCATTGCAGTGGTGATGGCCTGCGTGAtgg GTGTCAATTGTCAAGATCGGGAACGAGAATGTGGCCCGAATGAAACGTGGAATTCATGTGGCAGTGGCTGCGGTGAAGCCACCTGCCAGAATCCCCGTCCGACGAAAGGAGTTTACTGCCCAGCA GTATGCGTCTCCGATTGCTTCTGCAATCGTGGGTGGATCAGAAGCAGAACTGGGGGTCCCTGCGTTCGTCGCTGTtga
- the LOC135162039 gene encoding tRNA 2'-phosphotransferase 1, whose translation MNSKRINSDDLKISKRLCYLLRHGAVSEGLHINPDGFVVLDEVLRKLPECTIADIRRIVSTNSKQRFTIIDEEDKGLQIKANQGHSLQCVSQLSLKPLISPNFEIIHSTYLRKWSIIKTRGLSRMKRNHIHFSKGLNFTCGLRRNAEVFIFINYSKSVEKGIQFFESENGVILSPGDEDGVIEPTYFSKVVTSDNKLLMNLD comes from the exons ATGAATTCAAAG AGAATCAATTCAGACGATCTGAAAATCAGTAAAAGACTCTGCTATCTACTTCGTCATGGGGCTGTAAGTGAGGGTCTCCACATAAATCCGGATGGTTTCGTTGTCCTAGACGAAGTCTTGCGAAAACTACCAGAGTGCACAATCGCCGATATCAGGCGAATCGTTTCCACGAACTCTAAACAACGGTTTACCATAATAGACGAAGAGGATAAAGGTCTACAGATAAAGGCGAACCAAGGTCACTCTTTGCAGTGTGTCAGCCAACTCTCTCTGAAACCTTTGATCAGTCCAAATTTCGAGATAATTCATAGTACATACCTCAGGAAGTGGAGTATTATCAAAACAAGAGGATTATCTCGTATGAAGAGAAACCATATTCACTTCTCCAAAGGCTTGAATTTTACCTGCGGCTTGAGGAGAAACGCCGAAGTATTCatcttcataaattattccaaaTCGGTCGAGaagggaattcaatttttcgaatcTGAGAATGGAGTTATCCTCAGTCCAGGAGACGAGGACGGAGTGATAGAGCCCacgtatttttcaaaagttgTGACGAGTGATAACAAGTTATTAATGAATTTGGATTGA